ACCCCTGCGGTGAGGAGGCTTCGCGGAACAGAGGTCGGCGGAAGGGCTTTGGCCGGTGTCCTGCCCGGTTTGGGGTCGGGCATGATCAGGGGGCCGTACGCTTGCCGGCTACTCGGGCAGGCTTGTCCCCTGCCCGCAATGTGTCCGAGTGGCCCCCTGGTCTTGCTCGACGCGGGTCCCGAATCGGGGAGTGTGGGTAAAGCCGTGGAGCCGTCCGTCCCCACCCCCGGCCTGGTCTTTTCGCCCCCTTGTGGGCGCGGGCGGGCGACGACGTGCGGCCCCGGTGGCGTAGACATGGAGGGGCAAGCGCGTCGGCGTCCGGCCGGCGCCGCCGCGCTGTGCGCGGCACCTCTGACCTCGTGTCAGACAGCATCGCTGTTCAGGAGGCCGGGAATGAAGACGCCCCAAGCGTCAACTGTGGTGTTCTCCCGAGCTTCCGCCCGTCCTCCGATGCCCTGGGCCTGGTGTCTTTGCAGCCTTCCGGGGCCACTCGGGCGCATGGCGGGCATGGGGAGAAAGCCGGGCCCGTTGTGGCTGTGCTGCGTGACGGCGGCCGGGCTGGCAATGATTCGCTGCCCGAACTCGGTCGGGCAGCGAGCGAAGCGAGCACTTGATGACGTAGGGAAACTCTGTCCGCGGACGCGGTCTTGTGGCTGCGCGCCTCGGCTGTTGCCATGTCTGTGGGGCGATACAGAGATGCCGGGGGGCTTGCGTGAGCGACTTGAAGATCACAGTGTGGAAGCGATACGGACATGATCGGCTCTACGCGAACCTTCCCAATGGTGTGGCCGTGGCCTTCCTCGACCGGGGCACGGGCAGGATCACCATCCTGCGCGAGGAGCACCGTGGCGCCGCAATGGAAGTTCTCGCGAATCACTTACCCCTGGCGGTGCCCGCCTCACCTCCACCACCGCGTCCCCCGGCCCCGCTGCTCCCCCCGCTAACTGTCCAGGATGACCTCGCGCTTAATCGACCAGGCGCTGCCCTACGAGCCAAGCTCGCGGCGGCCGGACCTGGCCCTGTGGAGCGGGCGATTACTTGGCTGCTACGTCGCGATTCTGAGTGGGATTCCTGGCGCAAAGGCCTGGCTGGGGAGCGCCGCGTCGGCTCTGAGTTGCAGCGCTTATCCAACCGAGGTTGGCGTGTGCTGCACTCTGTTCCCCTGCCTCGCGAGGTCGACATCGATCACCTGCTCATCGGGCCGGGTGGAGTCTTCAGCATCAACACCAAGCACCACCAGAACGCGAAAGTCTGGGTTGGAGACGACTCCGTCAAGGTGAACCACGGCAAACCGCATCCATACGCTCGCAAGAGTCGCGCCGAAGCGCAGCGAGTGCAGAAGGTGCTCGGCCGGCACTGCGACTTCGAGGTACCCATCGAGCCTGTCATCGTCTTCGTTGGAGTGAGCGAACTGAAGCGAGTCGCCACCTTGCTAGATGTTCGGGTCTACCGGGAACGAGAGGTCGCAGCCCTGGGCCCGCTGAAAGGTGCCTTGAGTCTGGAGCAAGTCGAGCGGGTCTATCAGGTCGCCCGACACCGCAGGGCGTGGGCGCTCGCATGAGGACGCTCATGGTCGGGCTGTGGGCCGTCGCTGAGCTGGGCTACCGAGCCATTCATGCCTTCTAACCTGGACACACCCCAAAAAGCCTGTCTGTCTGTGCCGGGCTATGCGGCGGTTGACCCGGGCGTCTGCCCGTGCTCGAGATAGACAGGCGCCACCGCGAGCCGGGCTTCGATCGCTGCGTGAATGCGTCGGGCCAACCGCGGGATCGTGCGCTCATCGATCTCGGACGGGTCAAGGAACGCATAGCTCTTCAACTCGTCCGGCTGCAGGGTGATCCGGGCCAACTCCTCGGGTGCGAGCTGTCCGCCCTCAAAGAGGTACAGGACTTTGTCGCCCTCGTTGGGATTGGGGGCCCAGTCGACGGCCAGCAGGCGGCTAAGCGACGGTGTGATGCCCAGTTCCTCGCGGACTTCGCGAGCGGCAGCTTGGAGCGGGGACTCTCCAGTCTCGACGTACCCGCCGGGGATGTCCCAGTAGTCCTTGTAGGACGGCTCGACCATGAGAACGCGTCCAGTGGGATCAAAGAAGAGCGCACCCGCGGCCATACGCGGATGCGCCATCTTCGCTTCGTGCTCGTTCTCCGCCATGCAGTCGAGCGTACCTATGTCACAAGACGTGCAGTCGCTGAGCCAGATCTGCCAAGGCCGGGCTCGGTCGGCCCCGCTGATTCCGCACCCACGAGAGGACCAGTTCACGGGCGAGGTAGTGACTGCGCACTTGCTCAGGGGCCCAGCTCTCGGCTTCGAGCAACATGCTAAGCGCCTCGTCCGTGCGGTTACGGGCACTGAGCGCGCGAGCCACCTCGATGTTGTGCCGGGTTCGGCGCTCGGTCGGAAGGCTGCTGGTGTCGATCTCTGGCCCGAGATCCATGGCGATCTGCATGTCTCCCAGCTCGGCGGCCGTGGCGACTCGATGGATGGCGACGTTGGTCGGCCCGAACGCCGTCCACATGTGGTTCGCGTCCTCACCGAGCTGCTGTGCGACCTGGTCAGCCTCGGCGAGGAAGTCACGAGTAGCCGCACGATCCTCGGCGCGGGCTGCTGCCATCGATCCGGTGAGGAAGAGCGTCCCGTAGATGGAGAGGAACCCTGGCGACACGTCGACCCCCTCGAGCTGGGGGCGGAGGTAGTCGGCTGCGTCGCTGATGAGTTGTACGGCTGCATCGAATCGGCCATTGGAGAGCAGGCAGTGAGCGACTGACCGGAATAGAGAGCCAGTCACGACTGGGTTGCCGGTCTGCTGAGCAGCAGTGAGGCCGCGGTCGGCTGCGATCCAAGCTAGGTCAGTTTCCCCGAGTTTGGTGAGCACCATGGCCGCGCCTTGGTAGGTCAGTGCCGTGAGGTCCTGTGCTGTCTCCCGGTCCTGCCCTTCGTACGACTGCACTGCGATGAGCGCGTCTGTCAGGAGCAGTGGCAGGCGGTGCGTTGCAAATCCGTACCGGGAGTCTTGGTAGGCATCCCAGACCTCGACCACGTTCGTACGTAGGTCGCCAAGTGGCGTCGGCTCACCTACGGTTGGCACGCCCAAAAGTGGCGTGAGCTGCCGGTAGTTCATCAGCGCGGACCGAAGTGCCGGCACAGTGCGCGTGCCGCTGTCGGGTGTCCAGTCCATGAGCGACGGCTCGGCAAGCAGATCGCCAAGAGTCACGTCCAGGGCGTCAGCTAGGGACTTGATGACCGAGAGCCGGTCCAGTTCCAAGCGGTTGTTTTCAGCCCTGCTGAGCCAGTCGACCGTACGGCCGACCCGACCGGCCAAGACCTCCTGTGAGATGCCGCGCCTCCGCCGGTACCACGCGACTCGCTCGCCGATCGTCAGGTTCGTCGTCATTCCTCGCATGGGAAGAGCGTCCCCCCGCCTCTTCAGAGGACCCCGGAGAAATTTTCCGGGGTCCGGCCGCGAACCGGTTCTAGCGTTGCTCACAACCCGAGGGGTTGTCACTCCGAGCGAGGAGGCCCAGCGATGGCACTGACCCCGGCAGAGCGATTGGAACTGATCGAACGCATCAGTGGAGTTGGAGAGGAGGTGGCGGATCTTGCGTACAGAGTCGACGCGATCACTAGGGCGTTGGCGGCTGCTGACGCACAAGGTCCTCAAGTCGGTCCATGCGCGCTGCCAACTGCCGTACGTCCCGAAGGACTTCCTCAAGATGCTCCGTGATCTGGGTGAACTCGGGGCTGTGCCGTTCTCTGTCCTCGCTGGGCAGAGCAACGAAGCTGCCCTTGCCCTGATGGGAGATCACGTAGCCGTCTTCTCGAAGGCGGGAGATCGCTTGCCGGGCAACCGTGCGCGAGACGCTGTGCTCCTCCATCAGCTTCGCCTCTGACGGGATCTTGTCCCCAGGGACTAGCGCCCCATCGTGGATCTTCCTCTTGATCTCGTCGGCGATCTGCAAGTACGCCGCACGTCCAGTGAACTCGGCCATAACCCCTCTCCGCGGTTGTCGTACCTAGTGCAGCACATATCGCCGACAGCGGTCGAGCACAGCCACTTGACACACCAAGTGATACAGGTGCAACGTGGAAGCTAGTTAACGCACTAAGTGCGTTAAGTCATTCAACCAAGGAGTGAAAAGCATGCGTCAGATCCCCGTGGACACCGCCGTGATGACGGTGATGCTCATCCAGGCCCCTGAGCCGAAGGTCAAGAACCGGGAGACCGGTGAGGTCGCGACCGACCGTCAGTCCGGCAAGACCCTGTTCAACGTGAACGTCGCGGTGATCGTGGATGGCCGGCCGGACGCGCTGACGATCGTGGTCGCGGAGGACGGTGTGCAGCCGGACCTGTTCCCCGGTGTGCCGGTGGCTCTGCCGGGTCTGGTGGCCCGCCCGTGGGAGAACGACTTCGGGCACGGCATCAGCTACCGCGCCACCGCGGTGATGGCCGCGCAGGTTCCGGCCGCCTCCAACGGCAAGGCCTGATCGCCATGAGCGGTGGAACGCTCTTAGCGCTGGCGGTGATAGGTACCGCCCTGCTCCTGGTGGCCCGCGTCAAGGCCCCCGCTGTGTACTGGACCGTGGTGGGTCTCCCGGCCGCCCTGTACCGGGTCTTCTCCTCCTACCGCCGGACGATGGAAGCCTGTGAGCTGACCGTCGCCCCTCCCTGGTGGCGGGTCTTCGCCCATAAGCTGTCCGCCGGCGACGCCGTGTCCCGACCCGGCATCCCGAAGGTGCGCGGGATACGCCCCACCACCACCGGGCTCCGGCTCCGTCTGCGGCTCGCTGCGGGGCTGGCTCCGGAAGACGTGGTCAAGTCGGCCGAACGGCTGCGGCACGCCTGGGGCATCTACTCCGTCCACGTCGCCGAGATCAAGCCCGGTGTCGTCGACCTGCGGCTGACCGGCTTCGACATCCTCGACCGGGTGCGCATTCCCCGCCGCCTCGCCACCGGTCCACTGTCGGTCACCGTGGCGCTGCGGGAAGACGGCCTGCCGTTCGTCCGTGACTACCAGGACATTCCGCACGGCCTCACCCTGGGCGCGAACAAGTCGGGCAAGTCGATGTACCAACGCTGCCTGATCAAAGGCCTCGCGCCGCTGGATGTCGCCATCGTGGGCATCGACTGCAAACGCGGCGTGGAACAGACCCCGTTCGCCCCTCGCCTGACCGCACTCGCCATCACCCCTGATCAGGCCGACGGGCTGCTGGATGCCCTGGTCGCGGAGATGGAAGACCGGTTCGACCTGCTGTGCCTGCACCAGGGCATCGGCCCCGGCACCCAGTTGGAAGACATCACCTCGGACATCTGGGGCCTGCCGAAGAAGCTGCGCCCGGTCCCGATCGTGGTCCTGATCGATGAGATCGCCGAACTGTTCCTGATCACCTCCAGGGCAGACACGGCGCGCCGGGACCGCATGGTCACTCAGCTGGTCCGTCTCGCGCAGCTCGCTCGTGCGGTGGGGATCTATCTGGAGGTGTGCGGGCAGCGCTTCGGCTCCGAACTCGGCAAGGGCGCAACAGCCCTGCGGGCCCAGCTCACCGGCCGGGTGGTGCACCGCTGCAACGACAAGCAGACCGCCGACATGGGCCTGGGCGACATCAACGAACTCGCCGTCGTCGCCGCGACGAACATCGCCCCGGAACGCGCCGGGACGGCGATCGCGGGTGATTCCTCGGGTGGCTGGTCCCGCATCCGCACTCCGAGGACGACGCTGGGTGAAGTCGCCGCGGTGTGCCGCGAGTTCGCGCACCTCACCCCGAACGTTCCGGCACTGGAGCCGTTCCGCCCCGAGGCCAGCATCCCCGCTCCGGTTCCGGCGCCGGCTGCCGCAACGGTGACGGTCCCCGAGTCCTGGTAGCACCCCCCTTTCCCCCGGTCGGCGTGACCGTCTTCGCGCCACGTCCCTACCCCTCCCATGCCTGAAAGGAGAAACCCCGTGACCGCAGCCAAGCGCGCCGCCCGCCGAACGGCCAAGCCCAAGCCCACACCGTGTCCGGACTGCCAGACCGGCCAGGTCTCCGAGTCCTTCAAGGTCGGCACCCGCAGCAAGCGCGACAGCAGCGACCGGCAGGAAGCCCTCTGCCTGACCTGCTTCGGCACCGGCCAGGCCCCCGACTAGATCCCCGCCAGGTGCCGGGCGGCAGGACCTGTGAGCCCCGCCCGGCCCCGGCCCCAACCCCCTTGTGAAGGAGGTGAAGACCCGTGACCCGCTCGACCCGTTCCGTCCGGCCCGATGCCGTACTCGTTCAGGCCGTGATCGCCGGTGCGCTGTCGTTCGCCCACCTGCACGACATCGCCGCCGCCGCCGGACAAGACGGCTGGAAAGCCTGGGCCTACCCCATCAGCGTCGACCTGCTGCTGGTCGCTGCCTGGCGACGTCTGCGCATCCTCCGCTCGGCCGGTGGCCCGACCCGTGCCGCCTGGACCTGGTTCGCCGTCGCCCTGGCCGCATCCCTGGGTGCCAATGTCGCGACCGCGGGGCTGCTCGACCTGACCGATGTTCCGGCCTGGCTCCGGATCCTGGTCGCCGGCTGGCCCGCCCTCGCCTTCCTCGGCGGAACCCTCCTCGTCCACACCCCAACGCACTCGCGCCCCGAGACGCCGAATGCGGCTCCGGGTGCCGGACCGGCTCCGGACATCGCCGTGAGCCGCGATGCACCCGCTCCGGTCCCGGCTCCCGAGGCTGCTCCGGTTGCGGCTCTGCCTCCCGCCATCGCGGTGCCTCCCGCGCTGCTGGCGCACGCGCGCAAGGTCGCCGACGCGCACCGCGCCACCACCGGCAGCCCGATCGACCCCACAACGCTGCGCACCCGCCTCGGCGTCGCCCCGCAGCTCGCCGACGCCATCGCCCACCAGATCACTGAAGGGACCGAACCCTCGTGACCCTCGAACTGCCCCTGATCCTCGTGGTCGCCATCTTCGGCTACTTCGGGATCAAGATGCTGCGCCCGCCGACCTGGCTGATCGTCGTGCTCCTCCTCGGCGGCTTCCTTCTCGCCGACACCTTCCTCGCCCCGGCCATCGAATCCGGCACCAGGAACGGCGTCGACGTCGTCAACGGCACCACCAAGTAACCAGGCCCGAAAGGAAGATCCGTCATGTTCAAGCCCAAGTACCCGACCCCCGACACCTACACCGCGACCACCCATGCCGTCGTCCCGGCTCCGCAACAGAACAAGACTCCCGCGCCCCGGCCGGCCACCACCCCGGCGACTCACACCAGCGCAGTCCTGGAGCTGGTCAAGAACAAGCCGCTCGCCGTCGCGGCAGGTGTCGTGGTCGGCGGTGCGGTCCTCACCTCGATGTTCCTGGCCATCGCCATCACCGCCGGGTCACTCGCGCTGCTCGCCGTGGTCATCCGCTCACTCATGAACAACCACCGCTGACCGGCCCTCCGGGCGGCTCCGATACCGCCAAGCATCCGCCGCCCGGACGGCCCAAGCCCCTACCCGATCACTGAAACCGGAAGGAAACTCCATCATGCCCGACCGCGCTGCGCGGATCTGCCCCGACTGCGACGGCTTCCCGACCGTCGCCATCACCACCGGCACCCGCAACCAGGACGGCACCCGCACCACCCTGCCCGTTGTCTGCCCGGCCTGCCACGGCACCGGAACCGCCCCGACCTGGCTCGTCACCACCCGCCGCCCCGCCATTGACTCGTCCGTGCAGGGGGCAGTTCGATGACGCGCCGTTCCGCCACTTCCCGGCCCACCTCGATCCATCTGTTCTGCGGCGCTGGCGGGGACTCCGACGGGTTCCGCCGGGCCGGCTTCGATGTGGTGCTGGGCGCGAATCACTGGGACCGCGCCGTCGAGACGCACGCGGCGAACTTTCCCGAGGCCGAACACCTCTGCGTGGACCTGGACCACTACGACATGCGGCGTCTGCCCAAAGCCCGCGTCCTGGTCGGTTCCCCGATCTGCACCGAGGGCAGCCCCGCCGACGGCATCAGCCGCCCCAAGCCCCCGCCCACCCCCGGCCAACTGGATCTGCTGGAAGAAGGACCGATCCAGGACGCCGCGTGGGAGCGCACCCGGGCCACCGCCTACGACATCCTGCGCGCCGCCGAGGTCCACCACTTCGACGCCGTCGTGTGTGAGAACGTCCCCCGCTTCGCCACCGCCTGGCCGCTGTTCTCCTGGTGGCTGCACGCCTGGGAGATCCTCGGCTTCCGCCACCAGATCGTGTCCGTCACCGCGGCCCACATCGGCGCGGACGACAACCCGCACGCCCCGCAGTGGCGGGACCGCATCTTCATCGTCTTCACCCGACGGGAGTTGCGGGCACCGAACCTCGATGTCCGCCCGCCCGCCTGGTGCCCGGTCTGCGAACAGGACGTGCCGGCCGTGCAGTCCTGGCGCAACGGGAGGAAGATCGGCAAGTACCGGCAGCAGTACGACTTCCGGTGCCCCAACACCGCCTGCCGCCATCGGCTCGTCGAACCGTACGTGCGCCCCGCTGCCAGTGCGATCAACTGGTCAGACCCCGGAATCCGGATCGGCGACCGGCACACCAAGGGCATGAAGTCCCTCGCCGCCTCCACCCTGCGCAAGATCCGCCTCGGACTGGAAAAGCACCGCGTGCCGGCCGTGGTCACGGTCAACCACGCCGACCAGGGCGACGGCCGCGCCTTCCCCGCGCTCGCCGCACCGCTGCCTACTCGCACCGTTCGGATCGGGGACGGCATCGCCATCCCGCCGTTGCTCGTCCCGGTCGGCGGCAGCTGGAACACGGACGCGGCGGCCGTCACCGTGCCGATGCGGACCCGCACCACCCGCGAGAGTGAAGCCCTGCTGCTGCCCGGTCCGTTCATCACCGAGCACCGCGGCGGTGGCTCCACCACGAGGGGCGTCAACGATCCGCTGGCCGCGATCACCGCCGGAGGCAATCACCACGGCCTGGTCATTCCGTATCGCAGGGGCGGCCCGACCACGACCGGGACACCGCTGCACACCATCGCCACCCGCGAGTCGGCCGGCGTGGTCCTCGGCGCCGACAGCACCCCCGAACAGATCGATGTGGAGGACTGCTACTTCCGGATGCTGTCCGCCCGCGAGCACCTGCGCGCCCAGCGCTTCACCGACGACTACACGGTGCTCGGTCACGGGGGAGAGCAGACCAAGCAGGCCGGGAACGCCGTGCCCGCCAACGTCGCCCAGTGGATCGCCTCCGCCCTCCTGGAGGTGCTCTGATGACCCACCTCCCCGAGCACGACAGCACCCCTGTCCTGGCGCTGACGCTGTGGCAGCCCTGGGCCTCCTGCGTCGCCTACGGCACGAAGCGGATCGACAACCGGTCTTGGCCCACCGAGCACCGGGGCCTGGTCCTCATCCATGCCGGACGCACCGTCGACCCGAACGCGAAAGACATGCCGCTGGGCCGCCCGTTCCTGCGCCGCCCCTTCCCCCGAGGTGCGGTCGTCGCCGTCGCCCGCTTGGACGGCTGCCACGAGGACGACGGCTGGTGCACCCTCTGGTCGGCCCGCGGCCGCTGGCACTGGCGACTGACCGACGTGAACCCGCTCGCCGAGCCGCTGCCGTGGCCCGGTGCACGCGGTCTGTGGACCCCGCCGCCCGGCCTGCTCGCCGCACCGCTTCTCGCTGACGGGTTGGAGGCTGCCCGTGCCTGACACGCTCGATCCGACCACCCTGGGCGACCTGGTCAGGGTGGCTTCGGCCCCTGACTTCGCCCGCTGGCAAGACCAGATCCGCAAGACCGGCGGATGCGCCCAACCCGTCCACCTCACCGGCTGGTCGCTGACCCGGGACAAGGCCACCGGGCAGGTCCTGCACACTTACTCGACCGAGGATGAGCCCGGTGGCCGGCTGCGCATCGCCTGCGGCAACCGCCGGGCCTCCCGCTGCCAGCCCTGCGCCTACCTCTACGCCGGAGATGCGTACCGCCTGATCCGCGCGGGCCTGTCCGGCGACGACGCCATGAACATCCCTGCCACCGTGCGCGAACGCCCCCGCGTCTTCGCCACACTCACCCCACCTTCGTTCGGCCACGTGCACAACATCCCCGACTCCGGCCGCTGCCGCTGCGGCACCCGCCACCAGGACGGTGATCCCGCCCTCGGCACCGCCCTGGATCCGGCAACGTACGACTACGCGGGCGCGGTGCTGTTCAACAACAACGCGGGGGAGCTGTGGCACCGGTTCGTCAACCGGCTCCGTCGCGAGCTCGCCGCGTATGCCGGGCTTACTCAGAAGGCGTTCAAGGAAACGGCCCGGCTGTCGTTCAACAAGGTCGCAGAGTTCCAGAAGCGCGGCGCCATCCATTTCCACGCAGTGATCCGCATCGACGGGCCAGACGGCCCCGACACGCTTCCGCCCCAGTGGGCCACCACCGAACTCCTCACCCACTGCATCGAGGCCGCCGCAGCACACCCCTACGTCACCGCGAAGGTGCCCGCTGCCGGTGACCAGCCCGCCCGCACGCTGCGTTGGGGCACTCAGCTCGACATCCGCCCGATCAAGGCCTTCGACGACGGCGACGACATCAGTGAAGGGGCGGTGGCCGCCTACGTCGCCAAGTACGCCACCAAGGCAGCCGAGACCACCGGCACCCTCGACCGCCGCGTCGGTGAACTCGCCGAACTCGACCAGCACGACGTACCCGACCACGCCCGGCGGCTCATCCGCGCCTGCTGGGACCTCGACCCGCTCTACCCCGAACGGAAGCTCTGGGCCTGGGCTCACATGCTCGGCTTCCGCGGCCACTTCCTCACCAAGTCCCGCCGCTACTCCTCGACCTTCGCCGAACGGCGCCAGGTCCGCGCCGACTACCGCGCAACCGAGCAACGCCAGGCACTCGGCCTGCCTGAGCCGGAAACAACCCTTGTCCTCGCCGACTGGCGCTACGCCGGCCACGGCCACACCCCCGGCGAATCCGCCCTCGCCGCCTCCATCGCCGAAGACATCCGCATCAACCGAGAAACCGCCAGAGAAGCCATGCAAGACCAACGTGCGCTGGAAGGAGCCATGCCGTGAAGGACGAGCTGATGACTGTTCCGCAGATCCTGGAGGAACTCGGTGAGGTATCCCGACGGACCTTCTATCGGTGGCGAGAGCTGGGGAGGGGACCGGCTGCCTTCAAGCTGCCCAACGGTGAACTGCGCGTCTGGCGCAGCGACTTCACTGCCTGGCTGCGAAATCTGGAAGGCGCTGCGGTATGAAGTCGCTCGACGTCAAGATCTGGGGCGTCCGCAAGCGGAACACCAAAAAGGCTTCGTACGATGTGCGCTGGTCAGTAGCCGGCCGGGTGTTCTCGGATTCTTTCAGGACGAAAGGGCTCGCCGACAACTACCGCTCGATGCTGATGCGCGCGACCCGCGACGGTGAGGACTTCGACACCGAGTCCGGCCTTCCCGGCTCGATGGCCGAGAAGAAAGCCACGCTGAGCTGGTACGCCTTCGCGCTGAAATACCTGGCTATGAAGTGGCCGCATGCCGCTCCGAACACCCGCGATGGGATCAACGAATCCTTAGCCTCGGTGACCGTGGCTCTTCTGGACGATCGTCCCGGGCGGCCGGCGGACGAACTGCTGCGCAAAGCTCTGCGGAACTGGGCCTTTGTCCTCCCCGGTCCGGATGATCGGGATCTCCCCACGGAGATCGGCAACACGTTGCATTGGGTCGCTAAAGCCTCTCGGCCTCTCTCGGACCTGGCGGACCCGGTGACCGGTCGGGCCGTTCTCGATTCGCTCAAGATCAAATTAGACGGGACCGCGGCTGCTGCCGAGACCGTACGGCGGAAGCGTCGCACCCTGGTCAATGCCGTGCACTATGCGGTCGACCTGGGGGAGTTCCAGGAAAACCCGCTCGCCGCGGTGCGCTGGCAGAAGCCCAAGGTATCGAGTGAGGTGGATCCCCGAGTGGTGGCCAATCCAGAGCAGGCGCGGTCGCTGCTGCATGCGGTCTCGTACGTCGGTGGCTATCGGCGGGCCCGCGGCCGTCGCCTCGTGGGGCTGTTCGCCGGGATGTACTTCGGCGGGTTCCGCCCCGCTGAGGTGGTGGGTCTTGCCGAGTCTGACCTCACGCTGCCCGGCTCCGGATGGGGCGCCGCGCTGCTCCATCGCACCCGCCCCAGTGTGGGCAAGCAGTGGACCGACTCCGGAGAGAGCCACGACGACCGCGGGCTGAAGAACCGGCCGACCGAGGACGTGCGGCGCGTACCGATTCCTCCGCAGCTCGTGACCATCTTCCGGGAGCACATCGACACCTTCGGGACCGCCGGTGACGGCCGGCTGTTCTTCAGCGAGGGCGGGGGAGTGGTCTCCTCCTCCACGTACTACCGGGCCTGGCAGGAAGCCCGGACGTTGGCTCTCCCGCCCGCCGCGGTCGCCTCGCCGCTGGCTCGCCGGCCGTACGACCTTCGGCACTCCGCCCTGTCCACATGGCTCAACGCCGGTGTGGATGCAACCGAGGTTGCCGAGCGCGCAGGCAACAGCGTTGAGGTCCTGCTGAGTCGGTACGCGAAGTGTCTCGACGGCCGTCAGGAGGTTGCCAACCGTCGCATCGAGGACCTGCTGAGCGAGTACGAGTGAGAGCGAGCGGCGGTACGCTCCGAGGCCCCTGGACATGTCCAGGGGCCTTCGTCATTTCGGGGGACTGGCCTGGGCAGATGCCACCAAGATCCTGTCCACAAATAGTCCACAGAGTCCGTCATACGGCGGCCGTGAGCGGCATACGGCTGCACATACGCCAAGACCCCGTCCTCAGCCAAAGCGCTGGTGGCGGGGTCTTTGGGCACCTCATGCAGGGTGCCCCCGGCAGGATTCGAACCTGCGCACACGGCTCCGGAGGCCGTTGCTCTATCCCCTGAGCTACGGGGGCGTTCCACCGCACTTCTGCGGCGACGGGTAGAACCCTACCAGCTCCCACAGGGTCGCCGTGAACAGGTATTTCCGCCCCCAGCTGCAGCCCCCGCGCCCATCCCCTCGCCCCCGTCCCCCGCCCGCTCGCGGCGCGCGGCCAGGGTGGAAGTCGGCAAAACCCGGACGCGGCCCTGCCCCCCGACCTACTCTCGAGTTGTGTCAGGCGCGTCCGGCCGGGTGCTCGTTGTCGACGACAACAGGGTCATACGGCAGCTGATCAGGGTCAATCTCGAGCTGGAGGGCTTCGAGGTCGTGAC
This portion of the Streptomyces sp. NBC_01750 genome encodes:
- a CDS encoding nuclease-related domain-containing protein; this translates as MEVLANHLPLAVPASPPPPRPPAPLLPPLTVQDDLALNRPGAALRAKLAAAGPGPVERAITWLLRRDSEWDSWRKGLAGERRVGSELQRLSNRGWRVLHSVPLPREVDIDHLLIGPGGVFSINTKHHQNAKVWVGDDSVKVNHGKPHPYARKSRAEAQRVQKVLGRHCDFEVPIEPVIVFVGVSELKRVATLLDVRVYREREVAALGPLKGALSLEQVERVYQVARHRRAWALA
- a CDS encoding NUDIX hydrolase, producing MAENEHEAKMAHPRMAAGALFFDPTGRVLMVEPSYKDYWDIPGGYVETGESPLQAAAREVREELGITPSLSRLLAVDWAPNPNEGDKVLYLFEGGQLAPEELARITLQPDELKSYAFLDPSEIDERTIPRLARRIHAAIEARLAVAPVYLEHGQTPGSTAA
- a CDS encoding helix-turn-helix domain-containing protein, which translates into the protein MTTNLTIGERVAWYRRRRGISQEVLAGRVGRTVDWLSRAENNRLELDRLSVIKSLADALDVTLGDLLAEPSLMDWTPDSGTRTVPALRSALMNYRQLTPLLGVPTVGEPTPLGDLRTNVVEVWDAYQDSRYGFATHRLPLLLTDALIAVQSYEGQDRETAQDLTALTYQGAAMVLTKLGETDLAWIAADRGLTAAQQTGNPVVTGSLFRSVAHCLLSNGRFDAAVQLISDAADYLRPQLEGVDVSPGFLSIYGTLFLTGSMAAARAEDRAATRDFLAEADQVAQQLGEDANHMWTAFGPTNVAIHRVATAAELGDMQIAMDLGPEIDTSSLPTERRTRHNIEVARALSARNRTDEALSMLLEAESWAPEQVRSHYLARELVLSWVRNQRGRPSPALADLAQRLHVL
- a CDS encoding winged helix-turn-helix domain-containing protein, with amino-acid sequence MAEFTGRAAYLQIADEIKRKIHDGALVPGDKIPSEAKLMEEHSVSRTVARQAISRLREDGYVISHQGKGSFVALPSEDRERHSPEFTQITEHLEEVLRDVRQLAARMDRLEDLVRQQPPTP
- a CDS encoding SCO3933 family regulatory protein, with protein sequence MRQIPVDTAVMTVMLIQAPEPKVKNRETGEVATDRQSGKTLFNVNVAVIVDGRPDALTIVVAEDGVQPDLFPGVPVALPGLVARPWENDFGHGISYRATAVMAAQVPAASNGKA
- a CDS encoding FtsK/SpoIIIE domain-containing protein, whose amino-acid sequence is MSGGTLLALAVIGTALLLVARVKAPAVYWTVVGLPAALYRVFSSYRRTMEACELTVAPPWWRVFAHKLSAGDAVSRPGIPKVRGIRPTTTGLRLRLRLAAGLAPEDVVKSAERLRHAWGIYSVHVAEIKPGVVDLRLTGFDILDRVRIPRRLATGPLSVTVALREDGLPFVRDYQDIPHGLTLGANKSGKSMYQRCLIKGLAPLDVAIVGIDCKRGVEQTPFAPRLTALAITPDQADGLLDALVAEMEDRFDLLCLHQGIGPGTQLEDITSDIWGLPKKLRPVPIVVLIDEIAELFLITSRADTARRDRMVTQLVRLAQLARAVGIYLEVCGQRFGSELGKGATALRAQLTGRVVHRCNDKQTADMGLGDINELAVVAATNIAPERAGTAIAGDSSGGWSRIRTPRTTLGEVAAVCREFAHLTPNVPALEPFRPEASIPAPVPAPAAATVTVPESW
- a CDS encoding DUF2637 domain-containing protein, whose product is MTRSTRSVRPDAVLVQAVIAGALSFAHLHDIAAAAGQDGWKAWAYPISVDLLLVAAWRRLRILRSAGGPTRAAWTWFAVALAASLGANVATAGLLDLTDVPAWLRILVAGWPALAFLGGTLLVHTPTHSRPETPNAAPGAGPAPDIAVSRDAPAPVPAPEAAPVAALPPAIAVPPALLAHARKVADAHRATTGSPIDPTTLRTRLGVAPQLADAIAHQITEGTEPS
- a CDS encoding DNA cytosine methyltransferase produces the protein MTRRSATSRPTSIHLFCGAGGDSDGFRRAGFDVVLGANHWDRAVETHAANFPEAEHLCVDLDHYDMRRLPKARVLVGSPICTEGSPADGISRPKPPPTPGQLDLLEEGPIQDAAWERTRATAYDILRAAEVHHFDAVVCENVPRFATAWPLFSWWLHAWEILGFRHQIVSVTAAHIGADDNPHAPQWRDRIFIVFTRRELRAPNLDVRPPAWCPVCEQDVPAVQSWRNGRKIGKYRQQYDFRCPNTACRHRLVEPYVRPAASAINWSDPGIRIGDRHTKGMKSLAASTLRKIRLGLEKHRVPAVVTVNHADQGDGRAFPALAAPLPTRTVRIGDGIAIPPLLVPVGGSWNTDAAAVTVPMRTRTTRESEALLLPGPFITEHRGGGSTTRGVNDPLAAITAGGNHHGLVIPYRRGGPTTTGTPLHTIATRESAGVVLGADSTPEQIDVEDCYFRMLSAREHLRAQRFTDDYTVLGHGGEQTKQAGNAVPANVAQWIASALLEVL